A genomic stretch from Mastacembelus armatus chromosome 7, fMasArm1.2, whole genome shotgun sequence includes:
- the LOC113145155 gene encoding mucin-2-like produces MYKLHLITGLCLIIASPASSSRQACYYDSLADNETEDCQPGTDLNQYTHQIYPFSDINDVNELVLSSATVLQCNEFFNELKTSNPQLRILLGFGGSSFNTQKFSRMVSEQQNRAMFIQSAITLLRKSGFDGLNVDLRNPERAGRQPQDKQKLTLLCKEFKDAFVSEGTETNCDRLIITASVSDGKADINARYVDFINVLPSDFCGHSEKDTGHHNQLYQGSQNTRDTIYSNSEYTTQYCEDEGGRTLNPNYLKYCPVNLIFKKRCDCCDWTTSSTTTTSGTVNGGSCAGKRDGVYINPNNPNSFYNCANGITHIQYCQTGLVFRESCKCCDYPTGTTSTAATTPSTTASPSPDTGNGGPCAGKIDGAYNNPNDPNSFYNCANGITHIQNCQTGLVFRESCKCCDYPTGTTSTAATTPSTTASPSSDTGNGGPCAGKIDGVYTNPNDPNSFYNCANGITHIQNCQTGLVFRESCKCCDYPRGTTSTAATTPSTTASPSPDTGNGGPCAGKIDGAYNNPNDPNSFYNCANGITHIQNCQTGLVFRESCKCCDYPTGTTSTAATTPSTTASPSPDTGNGGPCAGKSDGVYTNPNDPNSFYNCANGITHIQYCQTGLVFRESCKCCDYPTGTTSTAATTPSTTASPSPDTGNGGPCAGKIDGAYNNPNDPNSFYNCANGITHIQNCQTGLVFRESCKCCDYPRGTTSTAATTPSTTASPSPDTGNGGPCAGKIDGAYNNPNDPNSFYNCANGITHIQNCQTGLVFRESCKCCDYPTGTTSTAATTPSTTASPSPDTGNGGPCAGKSDGVYTNPNDPNSFYNCANGITHIQNCQTGLVFRESCKCCDYPTGTTSTAATTPSTTASPSSDTGNGGPCAGKSDGVYINPNDPNSFYNCANGITHIQNCQTGLVFRESCKCCDYPRGTTSTAATTPSTTASSSPDTGNGGPCAGKIDGAYNNPNDPNSFYNCANGITHIQNCQTGLVFRESCKCCDYPTGTTSTVATTPSTTASPSPDTGNGGPCAGKSDGAYNNPNDPNSFYNCANGITHIQYCQPGLVFRESCKCCDYTTGMTSTTTTAPTTTTTPTTTTTTPTTTTTTPTTTTTTPTTTTRIPTTTTRACNTKTRGSTTTTTTPTTTTTAPTTTETTTTTTTTPTTTTTTPTTTTTTPTTTTTTPSTPSTNSGTASGGTCAGKSDGVYNNPNDPNSFYNCANGITHIQYCQPGLVFKKSCNCCDYP; encoded by the exons ATGTACAAGCTACATCTGATTACAG GTCTCTGTTTGATCATCGCCAGCCCGG CCTCTTCATCCAGGCAAGCATGTTACTATGACAGCTTGGCTGATAATGAAACAGAGGACTGTCAGCCAGGTACTGATCTGAACCAGTACACCCATCAGATCTACCCTTTCTCTGATATTAATGATGTGAACGAGCTGGTCCTCAGCAGTGCGACTGTCCTACAATGCAATGAATTCTTTAATGAGCTCAAAACCAG CAATCCACAGCTTAGAATCCTGTTGGGGTTTGGTGGCTCGTCCTTCAACACACAAAA ATTTAGCAGGATGGTGTcagaacaacaaaacagagCAATGTTCATCCAGTCTGCGATCACACTACTGAGAAAAAGTGGGTTTGATGGGCTCAATGTGGACTTGAGAAACCCTGAAAGAGCAGGACGTCAACCACAGGACAAGCAGAAACTTACACTTTTGTGCAAG GAGTTCAAAGATGCATTTGTGTCTGAGGGAACAGAAACTAATTGTGACAGATTAATCATAACTGCCAGTGTCTCTGATGGTAAAGCTGACATCAATGCCAG GTACGTGGATTTCATTAATGTGCTGCCATCTGACTTTTGCGGACACTCAGAAAAAGACACAGGACATCACAACCAGTTGTACCAGGGATCCCAAAACACTAGAGACACAATCTACTCTAACTCT GAATATACAACTCAGTACTGTGAAGATGAAGGAGGACGTACGCTAAACCCAAACTACCTCAAATACTGCCCAGTAAATTTGATCTTCAAGAAACGGTGTGACTGCTGTGACTGGACCACAAGTTCCACTACAACCACTTCTGGTACAGTTAATGGAGGTTCCTGTGCTGGAAAGCGTGATGGGGTTTACATCAACCCTAATAACCCAAATTCTTTTTACAACTGTGCCAATGGGATAACCCACATCCAATACTGCCAAACTGGTTTGGTTTTTAGAGAAAGCTGTAAATGCTGTGATTACCCTACAGGCACAACTTCTACAGCAGCCACAACTCCCTCAACCACTGCCTCACCCAGTCCTGACACTGGTAATGGAGGTCCCTGTGCTGGAAAGATTGATGGGGCTTACAACAACCCTAATGACCCAAATTCTTTTTACAACTGTGCCAATGGGATAACCCACATCCAAAACTGCCAAACTGGTTTGGTTTTTAGAGAAAGCTGTAAATGCTGTGATTACCCTACAGGCACAACTTCTACAGCAGCCACAACTCCCTCAACCACTGCTTCACCCAGTTCTGACACTGGTAATGGAGGTCCCTGTGCTGGAAAGATTGATGGGGTTTACACCAACCCTAATGACCCAAATTCTTTTTACAACTGTGCCAATGGGATAACCCACATCCAAAACTGCCAAACTGGTTTGGTTTTTAGAGAAAGCTGTAAATGCTGTGATTACCCTAGAGGCACAACTTCTACAGCAGCCACAACTCCCTCAACCACTGCTTCACCCAGTCCTGACACTGGTAATGGAGGTCCCTGTGCTGGAAAGATTGATGGGGCTTACAACAACCCTAATGACCCAAATTCTTTTTACAACTGTGCCAATGGGATAACCCACATCCAAAACTGCCAAACTGGTTTGGTTTTTAGAGAAAGCTGTAAATGCTGTGATTACCCTACAGGCACAACTTCTACAGCAGCCACAACTCCCTCAACCACTGCTTCACCCAGTCCTGACACTGGTAATGGAGGTCCCTGTGCTGGAAAGAGTGATGGGGTTTACACCAACCCTAATGACCCAAATTCTTTTTACAACTGTGCCAATGGGATAACCCACATCCAATACTGCCAAACTGGTTTGGTTTTTAGAGAAAGCTGTAAATGCTGTGATTACCCTACAGGCACAACTTCTACAGCAGCCACAACTCCCTCAACCACTGCCTCACCCAGTCCTGACACTGGTAATGGAGGTCCCTGTGCTGGAAAGATTGATGGGGCTTACAACAACCCTAATGACCCAAATTCTTTTTACAACTGTGCCAATGGGATAACCCACATCCAAAACTGCCAAACTGGTTTGGTTTTTAGAGAAAGCTGTAAATGCTGTGATTACCCTAGAGGCACAACTTCTACAGCAGCCACAACTCCCTCAACCACTGCTTCACCCAGTCCTGACACTGGTAATGGAGGTCCCTGTGCTGGAAAGATTGATGGGGCTTACAACAACCCTAATGACCCAAATTCTTTTTACAACTGTGCCAATGGGATAACCCACATCCAAAACTGCCAAACTGGTTTGGTTTTTAGAGAAAGCTGTAAATGCTGTGATTACCCTACAGGCACAACTTCTACAGCAGCCACAACTCCCTCAACCACTGCTTCACCCAGTCCTGACACTGGTAATGGAGGTCCCTGTGCTGGAAAGAGTGATGGGGTTTACACCAACCCTAATGACCCAAATTCTTTTTACAACTGTGCCAATGGGATAACCCACATCCAAAACTGCCAAACTGGTTTGGTTTTTAGAGAAAGCTGTAAATGCTGTGATTACCCTACAGGCACAACTTCTACAGCAGCCACAACTCCCTCAACCACTGCTTCACCCAGTTCTGACACTGGTAATGGAGGTCCCTGTGCTGGAAAGAGTGATGGGGTTTACATCAACCCTAATGACCCAAATTCTTTTTACAACTGTGCCAATGGGATAACCCACATCCAAAACTGCCAAACTGGTTTGGTTTTTAGAGAAAGCTGTAAATGCTGTGATTACCCTAGAGGCACAACTTCTACAGCAGCCACAACTCCCTCAACCACTGCTTCATCCAGTCCTGACACTGGTAATGGAGGTCCCTGTGCTGGAAAGATTGATGGGGCTTACAACAACCCTAATGACCCAAATTCTTTTTACAACTGTGCCAATGGGATAACCCACATCCAAAACTGCCAAACTGGTTTGGTTTTTAGAGAAAGCTGTAAATGCTGTGATTACCCTACAGGCACAACTTCTACAGTAGCCACAACTCCCTCAACCACTGCCTCACCCAGTCCTGACACTGGTAATGGAGGTCCCTGTGCTGGAAAGAGTGATGGGGCTTACAACAACCCTAATGACCCAAATTCTTTTTACAACTGTGCCAATGGGATAACCCACATCCAATACTGCCAACCAGGTTTGGTCTTTAGAGAAAGCTGTAAATGCTGTGATTACACTACAGGCATGACTTCTAcaaccaccacagctcccactaccACTACaactcccactacaaccaccacaactcccactacaaccaccacaactcccactacaaccaccacaactcccactacaaccaccagaaTTCCCACGACAACCACCAGAGCTTGCAATACAAAAACCAGAGGTTCGACTACAACCACCACAACTCCCACTACgaccaccacagctcccactaccACTgaaactacaactacaaccaccacaactcccactacaaccaccacaactcccactacaaccaccacaactcccactacaaccaccacaacTCCCTCAACTCCTTCAACCAATTCTGGTACAGCTAGTGGAGGTACCTGTGCTGGAAAGAGTGATGGGGTTTACAACAACCCTAATGACCCAAATTCTTTTTACAACTGTGCCAATGGGATAACCCACATCCAATACTGCCAACCAGGTTTGGTCTTCAAGAAAAGTTGCAATTGCTGTGATTATCCCTAA